A window from Triticum aestivum cultivar Chinese Spring chromosome 6D, IWGSC CS RefSeq v2.1, whole genome shotgun sequence encodes these proteins:
- the LOC123145318 gene encoding chloride channel protein CLC-f isoform X2, with protein sequence MLCGAVSVVFGRLVVWFSRFFAYMKERFDFPIVVYPALGGLGAGLIALKYPGILYWGFTNVEEILHTGKSASAPGIWLLTQLAAAKVVATALCKGSGLVGGLYAPSLMIGAAVGATFGGSAAYLINAAIPGSAAVAQPQAYALVGMAATLASVCSVPLTSVLLLFELTKDYRILLPLMGAVGLAIWVPSVVNQPNDGESSGFRAPMRGYSLVSLQDRNSSVWTRSDSVDDLELTISQSGLRNYGTYQEEVLLDDLKVSQAMSKRYVKVPPSATVTETLTLLSDKQQMCALVVDHEDFLEGLITLGDISRMGFELDGESYLSGDQLNSDEACSTISSCLTQGFQYQGSERGLLTCFPDTDLTTAKNLMEARGIKQLPVVKRGVGHRTERRRKLVALLYYDSIGHCLRKEIENWKAIYQRKEDFHILATGHTLQ encoded by the exons ATGCTTTGTGGGGCAGTCAGTGTGGTATTTGGACGGTTGGTAGTATGGTTTTCAAGATTTTTTGCGTACATGAAAGAAAGGTTTGATTTTCCCATTGTGGTGTACCCTGCTTTGGGTGGGCTTGGAGCTGGCCTCATAGCCCTCAAATATCCTGGGATTTTATACTGGGGTTTCACAAATGTTGAAGAAATATTGCATACTGGGAAGAGTGCTTCTGCTCCTGGTATCTGGTTATTAACTCAACTTGCAGCTGCGAAGGTAGTTGCGACCGCCCTTTGCAAGGGGTCTGGTCTTGTGGGTGGGCTATATGCTCCAAGCTTGATGATCGGGGCTGCTGTTGGAGCTACTTTTGGAGGGTCAGCTGCATACTTAATAAATGCAGCTATACCTGGTAGTGCTGCTGTTGCACAGCCACAAGCTTATGCTCTT GTTGGAATGGCTGCGACATTGGCTTCAGTCTGCTCAGTCCCGTTGACTTCCGTACTGCTTCTCTTTGAGCTGACAAAGGATTACAGGATTTTGCTACCTCTGATG GGAGCAGTTGGACTGGCAATATGGGTTCCTTCTGTGGTAAACCAACCAAATGATGGTGAATCTTCAGGGTTTAGAGCACCCATGCGTGGTTATTCTTTAGTTTCACTACAAGATAGAAATAGTAGTGTCTGGACGCGAAGTGATTCCGTAGACGATCTTGAGCTTACTATCTCACAAAGTGGTCTTCGTAACTATGGTACCTACCAAGAGGAAGTGCTTCTAGATGATTTGAAG GTCTCCCAGGCGATGTCAAAGAGATATGTTAAAGTTCCACCATCTGCCACAGTGACAGAAACTCTCACTTTATTGAGTGATAAGCAGCAGATGTGCGCCCTTGTTGTGGATCATGAAGATTTTCTTGAGGGGCTTATTACATTAGGGGATATTAGCCGTATGGGCTTTGAACTGGACGGGGAAAGTTACTTAAGTGGAGACCAGCTCAACTCTGAT GAAGCCTGTTCAACCATCTCGTCGTGTCTCACTCAAGGGTTCCAGTACCAGGGGAGTGAGCGCGGACTGCTAACATGCTTTCCAGATACCGATTTGACCACTGCGAAAAACCTTATGGAGGCCAGAGGGATAAAGCAGCTGCCTGTCGTTAAGCGTGGCGTCGGGCATAGAACTGAAAGAAGGCGCAAGCTTGTTGCCCTTCTCTATTATGATTCTATCGGCCACTGCTTACG GAAGGAGATTGAGAACTGGAAAGCTATATATCAAAGAAAAGAAGATTTCCACATTTTAGCAACTGGTCACACATTACAGTGA
- the LOC123145318 gene encoding chloride channel protein CLC-f isoform X1 has translation MSASCDDDHASLLRSHPAAVAGGAGASSSSLSCPSPRAAAGHRHVDVEAADGAASPRRAGGVRGLLRHLDRRVYARGSARRQQQQQQLDRPAAFPEEQSAAPSQPQRERAGEELGDGAPPEWALLLIGCLLGLATGICVAAFNRGVHVIHDWAWAGTPNEGAAWLRLQRLSDTWHRILLIPVSGGVIVGMMHGLLEIFEQLKLAKQPQNQGISLLAAIFPTVKAVQAAVTLGTGCSLGPEGPSVDIGKSCALGCSEMMENNRERRIALVAAGAAAGIASGFNAAVAGCFFAIETVLRPLKAENAPPFTTAMIILASVISSTVSNVLLGERPAFTVPAYELKSAAELPLYLILGMLCGAVSVVFGRLVVWFSRFFAYMKERFDFPIVVYPALGGLGAGLIALKYPGILYWGFTNVEEILHTGKSASAPGIWLLTQLAAAKVVATALCKGSGLVGGLYAPSLMIGAAVGATFGGSAAYLINAAIPGSAAVAQPQAYALVGMAATLASVCSVPLTSVLLLFELTKDYRILLPLMGAVGLAIWVPSVVNQPNDGESSGFRAPMRGYSLVSLQDRNSSVWTRSDSVDDLELTISQSGLRNYGTYQEEVLLDDLKVSQAMSKRYVKVPPSATVTETLTLLSDKQQMCALVVDHEDFLEGLITLGDISRMGFELDGESYLSGDQLNSDEACSTISSCLTQGFQYQGSERGLLTCFPDTDLTTAKNLMEARGIKQLPVVKRGVGHRTERRRKLVALLYYDSIGHCLRKEIENWKAIYQRKEDFHILATGHTLQ, from the exons ATGTCCGCCTCCTGCGACGACGACCACGCCTCGCTCCTCAGATCCCAcccggccgccgtcgccggaggggcgggcgcctcgtcgtcgtcgctgtcgtgcCCCTCGCCGCGCGCGGCCGCCGGCCACCGCCACGTCGACGTCGAGGCGGCCGACGGGGCCGCCTCCCCGAGGCGCGCCGGGGGCGTGCGCGGCCTCCTGCGCCACCTCGACCGCCGCGTCTACGCCCGCGGATCTGcgcgccggcagcagcagcagcagcagctcgatCGCCCCGCCGCGTTCCCCGAGGAGCAGTCTGCCGCGCCGTCGCAGCCGCAGAGGGAGAGGGCGGGGGAGGAGCTCGGGGACGGGGCGCCCCCCGAGTGGGCGCTGCTGCTCATTGGCTGCCTCCTCGGGCTCGCTACCGGCATCTGCGTCGCCGCGTTCAACCGCGGG GTTCATGTCATCCATGATTGGGCGTGGGCAGGTACTCCCAACGAAGGTGCAGCTTGGCTCCGTCTGCAGAGGCTATCTGATACTTGGCACAGAATACTGCTGATCCCTGTGTCAGGAGGTGTAATCGTAGGAATGATGCACGGGTTACTCGAGATATTTGAGCAGCTCAAACTTGCGAAACAACCGCAGAACCAAGGAATCAGTTTACTTGCAGCAATCTTTCCAACTGTAAAGGCTGTACAGGCTGCCGTGACTCTGGGGACCGGTTGCTCATTGGGGCCTGAAGGTCCTAGTGTGGATATTGGTAAATCATGTGCACTCGGGTGCTCAGAAATGATGGAGAACAATCGTGAAAGACGGATCGCTCTTGTGGCTGCTGGGGCTGCTGCTGGAATTGCTTCAG GCTTTAATGCAGCAGTTGCTGGGTGTTTCTTTGCCATTGAGACTGTATTGCGTCCCCTAAAAGCAGAAAATGCACCTCCTTTTACGACTGCTATGATAATATTGGCATCAGTTATATCATCTACTGTATCAAACGTTTTGCTTGGAGAAAGACCAGCTTTTACAGTGCCGGCATATGAGCTGAAATCTGCTGCTG AGCTACCTCTATACCTCATCTTAGGAATGCTTTGTGGGGCAGTCAGTGTGGTATTTGGACGGTTGGTAGTATGGTTTTCAAGATTTTTTGCGTACATGAAAGAAAGGTTTGATTTTCCCATTGTGGTGTACCCTGCTTTGGGTGGGCTTGGAGCTGGCCTCATAGCCCTCAAATATCCTGGGATTTTATACTGGGGTTTCACAAATGTTGAAGAAATATTGCATACTGGGAAGAGTGCTTCTGCTCCTGGTATCTGGTTATTAACTCAACTTGCAGCTGCGAAGGTAGTTGCGACCGCCCTTTGCAAGGGGTCTGGTCTTGTGGGTGGGCTATATGCTCCAAGCTTGATGATCGGGGCTGCTGTTGGAGCTACTTTTGGAGGGTCAGCTGCATACTTAATAAATGCAGCTATACCTGGTAGTGCTGCTGTTGCACAGCCACAAGCTTATGCTCTT GTTGGAATGGCTGCGACATTGGCTTCAGTCTGCTCAGTCCCGTTGACTTCCGTACTGCTTCTCTTTGAGCTGACAAAGGATTACAGGATTTTGCTACCTCTGATG GGAGCAGTTGGACTGGCAATATGGGTTCCTTCTGTGGTAAACCAACCAAATGATGGTGAATCTTCAGGGTTTAGAGCACCCATGCGTGGTTATTCTTTAGTTTCACTACAAGATAGAAATAGTAGTGTCTGGACGCGAAGTGATTCCGTAGACGATCTTGAGCTTACTATCTCACAAAGTGGTCTTCGTAACTATGGTACCTACCAAGAGGAAGTGCTTCTAGATGATTTGAAG GTCTCCCAGGCGATGTCAAAGAGATATGTTAAAGTTCCACCATCTGCCACAGTGACAGAAACTCTCACTTTATTGAGTGATAAGCAGCAGATGTGCGCCCTTGTTGTGGATCATGAAGATTTTCTTGAGGGGCTTATTACATTAGGGGATATTAGCCGTATGGGCTTTGAACTGGACGGGGAAAGTTACTTAAGTGGAGACCAGCTCAACTCTGAT GAAGCCTGTTCAACCATCTCGTCGTGTCTCACTCAAGGGTTCCAGTACCAGGGGAGTGAGCGCGGACTGCTAACATGCTTTCCAGATACCGATTTGACCACTGCGAAAAACCTTATGGAGGCCAGAGGGATAAAGCAGCTGCCTGTCGTTAAGCGTGGCGTCGGGCATAGAACTGAAAGAAGGCGCAAGCTTGTTGCCCTTCTCTATTATGATTCTATCGGCCACTGCTTACG GAAGGAGATTGAGAACTGGAAAGCTATATATCAAAGAAAAGAAGATTTCCACATTTTAGCAACTGGTCACACATTACAGTGA